GGCCTGCTCGAAATCGTAACGGAGACGAGTCCGGTGAATCGAGGATACAGACGGATCAGCAACAACCCCAGGATCAGCGTGGATACGAAACTTATGCCGACGCATGCAAACCGGATCCCGGCCAGACCATGGCGAACATACTCGCCGTTCCACCACTCCGGAAGCGGTCGCCGCACGAGCCCGCCCCGCACCGTGGCGCCTTCATCCATGGCCGGCGCCGATTCGCTCCAATAACGCAGCTTGCCTGCCACAGCCGCTTTCTGGGTGAGACGGATGGATGCCGCCGCGACGACCGCATCGTGCTCGATTCCGTTTGCGATCGTCAGCATCCCTGCCGCCACCTTTGCGTCGCGACCAACATGCCCGGCCAGTTCGACTTCTCCACCAGCCGCAACGAAATTGTCGTGCACCCGGGAAGACTCCGCCAGCCGGATATCCCCGCCGGCCACCGCGAGATTTCTCCCGACCGTGCCGCCGATCGTAACCTGCCCGCCGATCACCCTCGCGTCCTGGGCTATGGCCCCGGTGAGCGTGACCGCCCCTCCGGACGCGATCACATCACCGTTGATCGTCCCATCCACCACCACCTCGCCGCCGGCCGCGTACAGATCGCCGTTCACAGTCCCCGAGATACGCACCTGCGGTCCAAAAGCGATATAGTCTCCCTGCACGACTTGGCCGGCGGCCAATCGGGATCGCCCGACGAGAATCGAGCGCTCGGATGCCTCTTCCGCCGACAAAGGGTCCGCCAGGCTCAACAGCAGCACGATGCTCAAGACGGCCAGGTTCATTGGAATTGCCTCCTGAATCGCCAAAGGCCGAACCCAAAGAGCGCGCCGCCGAGGACGGTCAACGCCAACACTTGACGCCACAGAACCTCCAGTCCGGTCCCCTTGAGCAGGATGCCGTGGGCGATTTCAACAAAGTACCGCAGGGGCGACAACATCATCAGTCTGCCGACCCATGCCGGCATGGATTCAAGCGGCGTCAGGATCCCGGACAACAGCAGCATGGGCGCAACCACGAGCAAGGTCAACATCCCCACCTGAGCCTGATTCCTTGCCAGGGTAGCGGCAAAGATTCCCATTCCTGCCGTCGCCACGACGAACAGGGCCGTCAGGGCGAACAACAACGGACTGCTCCCTCGAATCGGGACCCCGAAAATCGGTTGCATGACGCCGAACAACGCAACCGCCGTCGCAACAAGGATCACCAATGTCATGGCCACCACTTTGGGAAACATGATCTGAAACGGTGTCAGCGGCGACACCAGCAATTGTTCGACCGTGCCTCGTTCTTTTTCCCGCACGAGCGCCGCCGCCGGGAGCAGCATGGCAAAGATCGTGATCATGCGCAACAGATGGGAAATGGATTCGAACCAGGTCTCATTCTGATCCTGGTTGTACCAGACCCGGTGGTCGCTCACGACCATCGGGCCGGCGGCCGCAGTTCCATCCCCCAATCCGATTCGCTTCGAGGCCGCCTCCTGCGCAAACTGTCCGACGATACGCGAGGCATAGCCGGCCGCTGAAAGTCCCTGCGGCGCGTTCGTGGTGTCCACCAGCACTTGCAGGGAAGCCGATTCCCCCGCGGCCAGCGCCTCATGAAAACGGGGAGGAATCTCCAACACCAGCATAGACCAGCCCCCATCCAACCGTTCGAAGGCTTCCGCCTCCCGGGTCAGTTCGCCGTCGAATCGAAAATACGGGGCATGAAACCGACCGACCAGCTCGCGGGACGATAGGCTTCGATCCGAGTCGTGAATCAGCAGGCCGGCGTTCCGCAATTGCGTCTGCAAGCCGGTGCCGGTGATGTACACGGAGACCGTGAAGGAATAGACGAGAAACCCCATGAGCGGAAGGTCGCGGAACAACTGCAGCAACTCTTTCCGCGTCATGACCAGCAACCTGCGCCACCAGCGCGTCGTGCGCGTCGCAGTTCGAACATCGTTCGTCGTCATTGGCGAGGCCTCTTGCTGAACAGGCGATATCCGAGCAGTCCCAGCGCCCCTGCATAGATCAACAGGGCCAGCATGTCCGCCCAGAGAACCGCGAGACCGACGTTCTTTAGGAACGTCCCCCGCACGATATTGGTGAAGTACATGCCGGGGAACACATGCGCCTGCGCTTGAGCGGCCGGGCTCAGCGACGACACCGGCACCATGAGCCCGGAAAACAGAATCGTCGGAACCGTGCTCACGACCACCGTGATGATCAAGGCCGCCTGCTGCGTACTAACCAGCAGGGACACCACGAGGCCGATGCCCGTACTCGTCAAAACGAACAGGAGCGCGCTCACCAGAAACAACGCGAGGCTCCCCTTGAACGGCACCGCGAACAGCCACACTGCGATGAGCCATAACAGCACGACGTTGATCGAGGACATGCCCACATACGGCAACAGCTTCCCGGCCAGAAATTCCAGCCGGCTCACGGTGGCGCAATAAATGTTATAGATGGAACCCGTTTCCTTCTCGCGGACTACGCCGAGGGCGGTGAGTAACGGCGAGGCTACCATGAGGGAAAGCATGACCAGGGCTGGCACGGTCGACCAGGTGCTGCGCACTTCTTCGTTGTACAGATATCGTACCTCCAACCGAATCGGCTGAAGCAGCCGTTGAGCATCCGGGCGCGCAAGGCCTCGCACCCGGGCCACAGACTCCACGAGCAGGTCCGTGTTGAACGCGCTGTTGACGGCGATGACGTAGCCCTTTGTAATATCCGCGCGGAGAGGGAACGTGCCGTCGAGAAGGGTCTGCACATGCGCCGCTTGTCCCGCGCGCAATCGTTCTTGAAAGTGTTCGGGGATCACGATCACGGCCCGCGCCCTTCCGGTTCGCAGCCACTCGTCGCTCTGGGCCTCGTGGGACAGCGGCCCTTGGAAGGAAAAGTATCGGGATTCAAGGAATCGGTACAGGTAGTCTCGGCTCATCGGGCTCTGGTCCCGATCGAGCACCGCGAACGGAATCTGCTCCACGTCCAACACCAAACCGTACCCGAACACGACCATCCATAGGCTCGGCATCAAGAACGCCAGAAGCAGAAACAACCGGTCGCGTGTGACCTCCCGCCACTCTTTCGAGGCCACCGCGCCGATACGCCGCAGATTCATTTGGGGAGCACTCCGGCTCCGTAGCGGTAGACAAGATCGCCGCCGAAGTAGCTGGCAACGAACAGGACGAGTAACCCGACCGCCCCAACGACCAGCACCAAAACCCGCTTCTCCGGCATCAATCCCATCCGCATGGCGAACCGCCAAGCGACCAGCGCGGCAAAGATTCCGGCCGCGACGAATGCCAGCTCCTCGTGGATCTCGATCGCGGGCTTGGGAATGCCGCTATGCTCCACCGCCTCCTCCGCAAAATGGCCGGTGACGACGGCCGCGCCCGCCGACAAGAGTCCGGTGATCGACAAATACCACCCGCTCTCGCGTAACCGTTCATCCTGCCGCCAGACTGCGAGCAAATCGAACAACCAACCGGTCGTCAAAAGAGCAATGGGAAAATGGACGAGCATGGGATGAATGGGATGCATGGTGCTCCTTTCGGCTCACTGGTCACGTATCAACCGGAATAATCCGGCGGCCATCTGCATTCGGCTGTCGACACTGGCCCGACTGAGGGCTCACCGCTCAGGGCTGAACGCTCATCGCGTTCGACTCCCGTTCCAACTTCATCACCCGATAGACGAATACGTCTTCCAAGCTCAACGGGCGCTTGCTGAGGGCTCGCACTTGAATTCCGTCGCCGGCGAGCGCCGTACGCGCCAGCCCCTCATCCCGGGCCGGATCGAGCGACAGCACGTGCACCTTTGTCCCGAAGAGCGCGGCGCCTCGAAAACCGGCTTGAACCAGCAATTGCAGCGCGTGAGCCGGCCGGTCACTCGCCACTTCCAGGAGACAACCGGCTTCGGTCTCAACCTGTTGCTTCATAGCCAGCGGCGAGCCTTCCGCCACGATCTTGCCCGCATACATCAGGGCGAGCCGATCGCAGTGCTCCGCTTCGCTCATGTAGTGCGTGGTAATCAGGATCGCGACTCTTTCTTGGCGAGCCAAATGGGAGAGCATGTCCCAGAACTGCCGCCGTCCGATCGGATCCACGCCGGAGGTAGGTTCGTCCAGAAACAGCACCCGAGGCCGATGCACCAACGCACAACCCAGGGCGAGTCGTTGGCGAACACCCATCGGCAGGCGCCCGGTCAGGCTGCTCTCGTAGCCGGCCAGACCCGCCATGGCTACGATCCAGGCGAGCCGCTCCTTCGTCTCGCGCCGGTCCAGCCCGTAGATGCCCGCGAACAGGCCGATATTTTCTTCTACCGTCAAGTCGAGATAGAGCGAGAACGCCTGCGACATGTAGCCGATTCGTTCCTTGATCACGCCACCGGCCGTCTTCATATCCGCTCCCGCAACCCGCCCCTCTCCTCCGGTGGGCGGCAAGATGCCGTTCAGCATTTTGATGACCGTCGTCTTGCCCGCGCCGTTGGCCCCCAATAACCCGAAAATCTCACCTTGCTTGACCTGAAAGCTCACGCGGTCGACGGCCCGAAAGGAGTTGAAGTCGCGCACCAGTTGATGTGCCTCGATCGCAAGTCCGTGATTGTCTGCCCCTGCCGCCGATGGCGTCGCAGGAATACGTTGCCGCTGCTCGGCCTGCCGCAACAGGAGCGAGACAAACACATCCTCCAAGTCCGGATCGTCACACTCCATCCGCTCAGGCGTGATGTCGCGGAGCGCCGCGGTCAGCTCGCGCAAGGCGGCGGCCGGATCTGTTTCACCCGTGAAGACATGCAGCCTGGGCCCCAACGTCTCAACCTGCGCATACGTCGTTCGCAGCCGAGCAAGAGCTTCCAATTGCGGAGTCGCCTCGAACGTCAGCATCAACCCCGGGATGAGTGATTGAACCTCCGCCGGCGTCCCCGACACCAATTCCCTTCCGTCGGAGAGGAACGACAGGTGATGGAACCGCGCCGCCTCATCCATGTAGGCCGTTGAAACCAGCGCCGTCATCCCCTTCTCCTGCAGCAACTCGGTCAAGATGGCCCAGAATTCTCGGCGCGACACAGGATCAACCCCCGTGGTCGGCTCATCGAGGATCGCCAGCTCCGGTTCATGAATGAGGGTGCAGATCAGCCCGAGCTTTTGCCTCATACCGCCGGACAGGTGCTTCATAGGCCGGCTGCGGAAGCGATCCAACCGCGTCATGGCAAGGAGCCTGGCTTTCCGCTCCGCCAACTGCTGAGCCGACACGAGTCTCAATTGCGCAAAGAAGTCGATGTTCTCTTCGACCGACAGGTCCGGGTACAGATTCAAGCCCAGGCCCTGCGGCAGAAACCCGATCCTCGGCTTCACCTCCTCCGCCGCCCGCTCGGAATCTATGAGATGCCCGAACACT
This Nitrospiraceae bacterium DNA region includes the following protein-coding sequences:
- a CDS encoding polymer-forming cytoskeletal protein; translated protein: MNLAVLSIVLLLSLADPLSAEEASERSILVGRSRLAAGQVVQGDYIAFGPQVRISGTVNGDLYAAGGEVVVDGTINGDVIASGGAVTLTGAIAQDARVIGGQVTIGGTVGRNLAVAGGDIRLAESSRVHDNFVAAGGEVELAGHVGRDAKVAAGMLTIANGIEHDAVVAAASIRLTQKAAVAGKLRYWSESAPAMDEGATVRGGLVRRPLPEWWNGEYVRHGLAGIRFACVGISFVSTLILGLLLIRLYPRFTGLVSVTISSRPLASAGWGIGAMVGLPILAVLCMVTLLGMPLGLVLFALYMVALYLARIYVMTWFGQLLLRRPSDDPSLAAPFVLGLLLYSVLSLVPYLGGVLTIGAVVIGLGSLLMTKSEWVSSLRARGEV
- a CDS encoding DUF2231 domain-containing protein, whose product is MHPIHPMLVHFPIALLTTGWLFDLLAVWRQDERLRESGWYLSITGLLSAGAAVVTGHFAEEAVEHSGIPKPAIEIHEELAFVAAGIFAALVAWRFAMRMGLMPEKRVLVLVVGAVGLLVLFVASYFGGDLVYRYGAGVLPK
- a CDS encoding ABC transporter ATP-binding protein translates to MNGNRGLSEDQSSGGQSLSASQDIVVRVSQLVKRYRKQAAVSGVDLVARRGEMYGVIGPDGAGKSSLMKAIAGVLTYDAGTVEVFGHLIDSERAAEEVKPRIGFLPQGLGLNLYPDLSVEENIDFFAQLRLVSAQQLAERKARLLAMTRLDRFRSRPMKHLSGGMRQKLGLICTLIHEPELAILDEPTTGVDPVSRREFWAILTELLQEKGMTALVSTAYMDEAARFHHLSFLSDGRELVSGTPAEVQSLIPGLMLTFEATPQLEALARLRTTYAQVETLGPRLHVFTGETDPAAALRELTAALRDITPERMECDDPDLEDVFVSLLLRQAEQRQRIPATPSAAGADNHGLAIEAHQLVRDFNSFRAVDRVSFQVKQGEIFGLLGANGAGKTTVIKMLNGILPPTGGEGRVAGADMKTAGGVIKERIGYMSQAFSLYLDLTVEENIGLFAGIYGLDRRETKERLAWIVAMAGLAGYESSLTGRLPMGVRQRLALGCALVHRPRVLFLDEPTSGVDPIGRRQFWDMLSHLARQERVAILITTHYMSEAEHCDRLALMYAGKIVAEGSPLAMKQQVETEAGCLLEVASDRPAHALQLLVQAGFRGAALFGTKVHVLSLDPARDEGLARTALAGDGIQVRALSKRPLSLEDVFVYRVMKLERESNAMSVQP
- a CDS encoding ABC transporter permease, which produces MASKEWREVTRDRLFLLLAFLMPSLWMVVFGYGLVLDVEQIPFAVLDRDQSPMSRDYLYRFLESRYFSFQGPLSHEAQSDEWLRTGRARAVIVIPEHFQERLRAGQAAHVQTLLDGTFPLRADITKGYVIAVNSAFNTDLLVESVARVRGLARPDAQRLLQPIRLEVRYLYNEEVRSTWSTVPALVMLSLMVASPLLTALGVVREKETGSIYNIYCATVSRLEFLAGKLLPYVGMSSINVVLLWLIAVWLFAVPFKGSLALFLVSALLFVLTSTGIGLVVSLLVSTQQAALIITVVVSTVPTILFSGLMVPVSSLSPAAQAQAHVFPGMYFTNIVRGTFLKNVGLAVLWADMLALLIYAGALGLLGYRLFSKRPRQ
- a CDS encoding ABC transporter permease — translated: MTTNDVRTATRTTRWWRRLLVMTRKELLQLFRDLPLMGFLVYSFTVSVYITGTGLQTQLRNAGLLIHDSDRSLSSRELVGRFHAPYFRFDGELTREAEAFERLDGGWSMLVLEIPPRFHEALAAGESASLQVLVDTTNAPQGLSAAGYASRIVGQFAQEAASKRIGLGDGTAAAGPMVVSDHRVWYNQDQNETWFESISHLLRMITIFAMLLPAAALVREKERGTVEQLLVSPLTPFQIMFPKVVAMTLVILVATAVALFGVMQPIFGVPIRGSSPLLFALTALFVVATAGMGIFAATLARNQAQVGMLTLLVVAPMLLLSGILTPLESMPAWVGRLMMLSPLRYFVEIAHGILLKGTGLEVLWRQVLALTVLGGALFGFGLWRFRRQFQ